Below is a window of Microbacterium saperdae DNA.
GGAAGCGGACGACGGAGGGTCTCGCCGATGAGGTCGAGCACACCGTCGAAGTCCATGTCGAAGATGACGCGGTGCTGCGGACGGGTCTCGTCGCGAGACGGATGCACGCCGGCGAGGTACCGGTCCCCGGTCGCCGGGTCCTGGAAGGTCTGCAGCGGGCGGCGGACCGCTCCGGCGACGAGCTCCGGTCGCAGCAGGGTCGCGACGGCCAGGCTGTCGTTGATGCCCATGACGCGATGGTCATCGGGCTGCGGGTACGACCGCGTGTAGAAGCCGGCGTAGTCCGCACTGATCGCGGTGATCAGCTTGGCGGGCGGTGAGTCGGTCGCCGCGGCGATCTCGAGGAAGAAGTCCTCGGGAACGAGTGCCTGACGCGTCACGTAGGGTCCGCACCAGGTCACATCGCCCTCGTGGCGGGCGACCTCCTGCGCAGCGTCGATGTCGAACGACACGTTCGGGTCACGCGAGACGCGGAACCGTCGGTCCGCCCAGGGTTCGGTGTCGTTGTAGAGCGCCGGGCCGAGGGTGCCGACGATGGTCGTGCTGCGGAGTCGCTCCAGCAGTCGCGGCTCCCGCTGCAGGGCGAGCGCGAGGTTCGTCTGCGGGCCGAGCGCGAGGTAGTCGATCTCGCCGTCATGCGCATCGACCAGGTCGAGCAGCACCTGCACGCCGTCGGGCTCGGCAGGGACCGGCGTCGCTGGGCGCAGGCCGGTGTTCCCGAATCCGTCCTCGCCGTGGATGCCCGGGTTCAACCGCAGCTCCTGACGCAGCGGCACCGCGGCGCCCCGGTACACGGGGACGTCGGTACGTCCGCAGGTGTCGAGCACGTAGCGCGCGTTGTCGGCGGCGCGGGCGCTCTCGCAGTTGCCGAAGACGCTGATCGCAGCGAGGATCTCGACCTCGGGGTCGGCGGCCAGCAGCATCAGCGCCAGCGCGTCGTCGACTCCCGTGTCGGTGTCCACGATGACTTTTCTCATGTTCTCTCTTCTCGTCAGTGCGACGGGTTCGGTCGCAGCTTCCGTGATGACGCCCTGCGGCGCCCGATGTCAGGGGGCGCTCAGCCCGACGGATTCGAAGGCGCGGCGCGCGTCAGGCGCTCCGAGCGCTGTGGCGAAGGCGGCCGCCGTGTCCGGGGCTCCGGGGCGCACGCCGATCGCGAACGACGCGTAGGACTGGAGGGCGTGCGGGATCGGCGTCACGATGTGCGGCCCCGCGACCGCCCGCAGCTCGCTGATCTGCTGGATCGCGACGCTCGCCCGGCCGTCGACGACGGCATCCGCCGTGAGCCCCGCGGAGAAGCGGACTGCTCGCTCGTCGATGACCTCCAACAGATCGTGCGTGCGCAGCACCTCCATGAAGTGCAGGCCGCTCGCACCGCTCAGCGTGTAGGCGACGGCCGATGCCGCGCGCAGGTACTCCAGGAAGCTCTCCGCCGACTCATCGGCCGGCGCGGGGCTCTCGGGGAGCCGGGCGAAGCCGACGGCGGACACCGCGATGTCGGCGAGGCCCTCGTGACCGAGCACGCCCTGGTCGGCCAGACCCCGTACCGATGAGGACACGCCCAGCACGAGGTCGGGGCGCTCTCCTTCCGCGATGCGGCTCAGCAGCACGGTCGTCGGCTCGAACGTCGCCTCGACACGCTCGCCCGTCGCCTTCTCGAAGATCGGGATCACGGTCTCCTCGAGCGCCTGACGGACGACGAGTCCGCTGTAGAGGGTGATCATGCGGGCACCCCCTGGTAGTCGGGGTTCACGACGAAGCGGGGCTCTCCCCCTCCGAGCACGTCGATGACGGTCGTCGCGGCGATGCGGCCGGACTCCCCTCGTGCCTCGCGGGTGGCCCCGGCGACATGGGTCGTCGCGAGGATCCCCGGCGTGTGCAACAGCGGACTGGTCGGAGGCAGCGGTTCCTCGGCGAAGACGTCGAGCGCTGCACCGCCGATCACTCCCGCGTTCACGGCCTCGACCAGCGCCTGCTCGTCGATGATGCCGCCGCGGGCGGTGTTGATGACGATCGCATCGGACTTCATCAGCGCCAGCCGCTGGGCGTCGATGAGGTTGCGGGTCGAGTCGTCGAGGAAGAGATGCAGCGTGACGAAGTCTGACTGCGCCAGCACGTCTTCGAGGTCGGCGGGACGCACCCCGTTCGCCGCGGCGAACTCCTGGTCGAAGTAGGGGTCGTACGCGACGATGTCCATGCCGAACCCCCGCCCGATCGAGGCGACCGCCTTGCCGATCGAGCCGAGTCCGAGGATGCCGAGGGTGGCGCCCTGGAGCTCACGTCCCGTGAGCTGCTCCCAGTGGCCGTCGGACAGATTGCGGATGTTCTCCGGGATCCGGCGCGCGGACGCCAGCAGCAGCGCGAACACGTGCTCCGCGACCGCCTGGCGGTTGGCCCCGGCCGTGATGCACACCGGGATGCCGCGACGGGTGGCGGTGTCGACGTCGACGCTGTCGTAGCCGACGCCGGTGCGCACGACGACCTTCAGGTTCACGGCTTGGGTCAGCTCCTCGGCGCCCAACGGACGGGTGCCGGCGATGATCGCACGCACTCCGCCGAGCAGCGCCGCGCGGTCGTCAGCGGAGAGCGCCGCGAGGTCGGCCTCGTGGCGGGTCGTGAGGCCGGCTGCGGTCAGCATCTGATCGACCTCGTCGCCGGGAGCGAGGAAAGCCGTCGTGATGAGCACGTCGACGTTCTGTGCGATGGTCACCAGATGCCTCCTTCGTAGTCGGATGCCGTGAAAGCACCACCGTGATAGCGGGGCGCGGGGGCGTCGCGGTCGACACCTTCGGCATGATCAGCGGCGTCATCCTTCGGGACGAATCCGATCGCATCCCATCCCGCCTGCCCGTTCCACCAGGAGCCGGTGTTGGCCGAACAGCCGTAGACGACCTGGCAGCCGACCGGCCCGCTCTCGATCGCGCAGCGCGTGAGCTCGATGCCGTCCCGCCAGCTCAGCCACAGCGCGAGCTGACGCTGATCCTCCGGCGCGGGGCGGAAGGTGCCGATGCGAAGCAGCACCGATTCGACCCCCCACTTGTCGTGGTAGAGGCTGGCGAGCGCTTCGCCGAAGGCCTTCGAGACCCCGTAGAAGGTGTCGGGACGAAGCGGCGCGCTCTCGTCGAGAGTCTCGGTCGCGTCGTGGAAGCCGACGACGTGGTTCGAGCTCGCGTAGACGACGCGGCGCACGCCGGCCCGACGAGCGGCTTCGTACACGTGGTACGTCCCGTCGATGTTGGAAGTGCGGATGCTCTCGTAGGTCGACTCGTCGGCGATGCCGCCGAGGTGCACGATGACATCCACGCCTTCCGCCGCCTTCGTGAGACCGTCGAGGTCGGCCAGGTCGCCGATGACGACCTCCTCCCCCGGGTGCAACGGCTCCTCCGGAGCGCGACGCGTGAACAGCACGACGCGGTCGTATCGACCGGAGAGACCCTCCCGGATCACCCTGCCCATACGGCCGGCACCTCCGGTGTACAGAACTGTCGTCATCGTCGTCCTTCCCCGCTGCGGAGCATCTCCGCTCCACTCTCTTCCACCATAGTATTGGCAATACTATTTTATTTCAACGGGAATGCGAGCATGCACACCGATCAAGGCTATGTCCTCTCGGCGCGCGAGAGAGAGTCCGCGCGGCTCAGGCGTCGACGTCGCCCTTCGCGGGAAGCGTGGCTGCCGCCGACCGGTCACGGATGAGGAATCCGAAGCCGAACGCGATGAAGAACATCAGCACGCCGTAGACCGCGGCCGGCAGGCTCAGCTCCGTCGACCCGAGCACCGACTGGGCGATGACGATCGCGAGTGTGGCGTTGTGGATGCCGATCTCGAACGACGTCGCGATCGCCTGGCGCCGTCCGACGCGGAGCGCACGGGGCACCAGGAACCCGATCGCCAGGCTGATGAGACAGAAGAGCACGGTGATGAGAGCGAGCTGCGCGACGTTCGACACGAGCAGCGACCAGTTCGACGCCACCGCCCCGGCGATCACGACGATCAGGATGATCACGGAGGCGATGCGCACCGGCTTGTCCATGCCGTCGGCGAACCTGGGACGGAAGCGGCGGATCAGCATGCCGAGCGCGACCGGAAGAAGCACGATCGCGAACACCTCGAGCGTCTTCGACCACTGCAGGCCGAGGCGGTCGTCGAAGGGCTGGAAGTAGGCGATCGCGAAGTTCGTGATGAGTGGGAGGGTGATGACCGCGATCACCGAGTTCACGGCGGTGAGCGAGATGTTCAGAGCGATGTCGCCGCGGAACAGGTGGCTGTAGAGGTTCGCGGTCGTGCCACCGGGCGATGCGGCCAGCATCATCATGCCGACCGCGAGCACCGGCGGCAGTTGGAAGGCCAGCACGAGTCCGAAGCAGATCGCCGGGAGCAGGATGAGCTGGCAGAGCAGCGCGATGATCACCGCCTTCGGCTGCTTCAGCACCCGCGCGAAGTCGGCGAGAGTGAGGCTGAGTCCGAGCCCCAGCATGATGATGCCGAGGGCGACGGGCAATCCGATGGTGGTCAACGCTGATCCCATGACACTCAGTGTGGCCGATGCGGGGCCTCGGTGTCACGCGTTCGCGGGATCCCGCTCCCCCGCGTACCAGCCTGCCCGGGCGCTGGGAATGAGTCCGCGGCACATGCTCGGGGTCATGGGGCACTGTATCGACGGTGCTGACGGTGAGACGAAGCGAAAAGGCCCCGCGCATGCGGGGCCTTTGTCGAAGATGGTGGCGAGTGAGGGATTCGAACCCCCGAATGCTGAGCAGTCTGATTTACAGTCAGATCCCTTTGGCCGCTTGGGTAACTCGCCAGAGCGCACCCGTCCGACTTGAACAGCCAACCGGGGGCACGAAAGATAATCATACCTGCCCGAGGCGGGTGCAAGAAATCGAACCGTCAGCTGCCGTTCACGCCGCGGCCGGAGTCCGCGAGCGACTCCGGAGTACGCAGCAGTCCGCCCTCTGCGCGGCAGGTCGCTGCGGCCACATCCATGGCCCGCGACAGCAGCGCACGCCACTCCCCCAGCTCGGTCGGCGACTGCGAGACCAGACCCTCCGACACGGCTGCGAGCGTCGCATCCCCCGCGCCGACCGTATCGATCACGGCTCCGGGGAGCTGCGCGATCGGCGCCGCGGCGACGCCGGCATCCGTGTCGATCGTGGCGCCGTCGGCACCGGCGGTGGCCAGCACGGCGGCGGCGCCCAGACGACGGAGGCGCGCACGCAGAGCATCCAGGTCGCCGTCGTAGAGGATGGCCGCGTCATCGGCCCCGACCTTCACGATCGCGGCATCGGCTGCGAGACGCTCGAACCCGCGCACAAATTTCGCGCGATCGCTCAGCATGCCGGTACGCGGATTGGGGTCGAC
It encodes the following:
- a CDS encoding nucleoside hydrolase, whose amino-acid sequence is MRKVIVDTDTGVDDALALMLLAADPEVEILAAISVFGNCESARAADNARYVLDTCGRTDVPVYRGAAVPLRQELRLNPGIHGEDGFGNTGLRPATPVPAEPDGVQVLLDLVDAHDGEIDYLALGPQTNLALALQREPRLLERLRSTTIVGTLGPALYNDTEPWADRRFRVSRDPNVSFDIDAAQEVARHEGDVTWCGPYVTRQALVPEDFFLEIAAATDSPPAKLITAISADYAGFYTRSYPQPDDHRVMGINDSLAVATLLRPELVAGAVRRPLQTFQDPATGDRYLAGVHPSRDETRPQHRVIFDMDFDGVLDLIGETLRRPLPWR
- a CDS encoding substrate-binding domain-containing protein codes for the protein MITLYSGLVVRQALEETVIPIFEKATGERVEATFEPTTVLLSRIAEGERPDLVLGVSSSVRGLADQGVLGHEGLADIAVSAVGFARLPESPAPADESAESFLEYLRAASAVAYTLSGASGLHFMEVLRTHDLLEVIDERAVRFSAGLTADAVVDGRASVAIQQISELRAVAGPHIVTPIPHALQSYASFAIGVRPGAPDTAAAFATALGAPDARRAFESVGLSAP
- a CDS encoding phosphoglycerate dehydrogenase; this encodes MTIAQNVDVLITTAFLAPGDEVDQMLTAAGLTTRHEADLAALSADDRAALLGGVRAIIAGTRPLGAEELTQAVNLKVVVRTGVGYDSVDVDTATRRGIPVCITAGANRQAVAEHVFALLLASARRIPENIRNLSDGHWEQLTGRELQGATLGILGLGSIGKAVASIGRGFGMDIVAYDPYFDQEFAAANGVRPADLEDVLAQSDFVTLHLFLDDSTRNLIDAQRLALMKSDAIVINTARGGIIDEQALVEAVNAGVIGGAALDVFAEEPLPPTSPLLHTPGILATTHVAGATREARGESGRIAATTVIDVLGGGEPRFVVNPDYQGVPA
- a CDS encoding NAD-dependent epimerase/dehydratase family protein; this translates as MTTVLYTGGAGRMGRVIREGLSGRYDRVVLFTRRAPEEPLHPGEEVVIGDLADLDGLTKAAEGVDVIVHLGGIADESTYESIRTSNIDGTYHVYEAARRAGVRRVVYASSNHVVGFHDATETLDESAPLRPDTFYGVSKAFGEALASLYHDKWGVESVLLRIGTFRPAPEDQRQLALWLSWRDGIELTRCAIESGPVGCQVVYGCSANTGSWWNGQAGWDAIGFVPKDDAADHAEGVDRDAPAPRYHGGAFTASDYEGGIW
- a CDS encoding bile acid:sodium symporter family protein, which encodes MGSALTTIGLPVALGIIMLGLGLSLTLADFARVLKQPKAVIIALLCQLILLPAICFGLVLAFQLPPVLAVGMMMLAASPGGTTANLYSHLFRGDIALNISLTAVNSVIAVITLPLITNFAIAYFQPFDDRLGLQWSKTLEVFAIVLLPVALGMLIRRFRPRFADGMDKPVRIASVIILIVVIAGAVASNWSLLVSNVAQLALITVLFCLISLAIGFLVPRALRVGRRQAIATSFEIGIHNATLAIVIAQSVLGSTELSLPAAVYGVLMFFIAFGFGFLIRDRSAAATLPAKGDVDA
- a CDS encoding PfkB family carbohydrate kinase, producing the protein MSNVTSPAGSVVVIGDALIDEIRDDSGVRELVGGAALNVAVGLRRLGVATTLIAMVGDDEAGAHIREYLSDHGVRLISSEAPHGSSRAVVQRAANGEPQYVFNDAAQQRSIRYSEEARQAIADAGLVAISCFPFDVPAEVDALVDALGDARVAVDPNPRTGMLSDRAKFVRGFERLAADAAIVKVGADDAAILYDGDLDALRARLRRLGAAAVLATAGADGATIDTDAGVAAAPIAQLPGAVIDTVGAGDATLAAVSEGLVSQSPTELGEWRALLSRAMDVAAATCRAEGGLLRTPESLADSGRGVNGS